Within Lactobacillus amylovorus DSM 20531, the genomic segment TATTCAATTGGTAGAACACGTAGAAGTTAAAACTAAGCCTAAACTATCAATCAATGCTGGTGAGATAGGTGGTCCATCTGCTGGCTTAATGTTCACACTAGAAAGTTATGAAGTCTTTACCAAGCAGAATTTAAGTCATGGTCACAAGATTGCCGGAACAGGTACAATTGCACCAAATGGTAAGGTTGGTATCATTGGCGGCGTTGACAAGAAAGTCGTTGCCGCTAGTCGAGAAGGTGCAGAAGTCTTCTTTGCTCCAACAGACTCAACTGATGTTAAGAAGAGTCAGACGAATTATGCGGTAGCCAAACGAACTGCCAAGAAAATTCATACTAAAATGAAAATTGTTCCTGTCGCTAATTTTGATGATGCACTCAACTATTTAAAGAAACATTATTAGAAAAAGATAAAAAATAAAAGTCCAGAAAAAATTCTGGGCTTTTTTTGCGTAATAAATAGTAGAGGTGAATTATATGAATTTTGAAAAAATAAAGGAATTTGCAATCGAAAAGAAGGTGTATTTGATTGCAGTAGGAATTATTTTAGTGGGCTTTTTTTATTTTAAAAAAGGGGATAGTACTGATAAAAATACTGAAACAGAGAATACACAATTGATGCAGAAAAATAGCAGTTCTTCATCTAGTACTGATGTAGCGAATATGGCAAGCAGTTCTTCTGCTAGTGAATCAAAAACTGTAACTTGCGATATTTCAGGAGCAGTAAAACATGAAGGAGTCTATACATTAAAAAATGGTGCCAGATTGCAGGAGCTAATTGAAGCTGCGGGCGGGACGACTAGTAGAGCCCAATTAAAGGCAATCAATCGCGCTGTCTTGTTAAAAGACCAGGATAAAATTCATATCCCTTATAAAGGTGAGAAAGTAGAAAATGCGGCTACGGCTGGTACTGAGAGTCAAGCAAGTGCTACTAGTGGTGATTCAAGCTCATCACAGCAAGGAAGTGGTGAAAAAGTTAATTTAAATACAGCTAATGCGGCCGATCTGCAAAAATTAACGGGAATTGGTGAAAAGAAAGCAGAACAAATTATTGCCTATCGTGAACAAAAGGGGTCTTTTAAAAAGATCGAAGATTTAATGCAGGTATCTGGAATAGGAGAAAAGACCTTTGCAAGTCTCAAAGACCAATTGGCTGTTTAGAAATGATGCAGGCTTTTATCTGATTTTGGCTTTGCTTTTAGTAGCAATCTCTTTTTGGTTATTCGCCAGTGATTCATTAGTTCAAAAAATTGTTTGTCTTTTGTTTAGCCTATATTTTCTATTTTTATTAATCAAAAAATATAGTGCTAATATGCAGATCATAGTTCTGATTCTATTGTCTTTTAGCTTGATTGCATTCTTGAATAAAAAAACTACAAATTTTAATTTGAATAGCCAAAGTCAGCTAACAATTTATCCTGATCAGGTTCGCGTTAAGGATGATTTTCTGTCAGGTACTGGTCATTTTAAAGGTGGAGATATTTTAATTGCTGGCAAAATTAACGATGAACAAAAAAGACTATTAAAAACCGGACAACCAATTTTAATGAGTCAGATTGAAGGTAAGTGCGAACCGATTGAGCCGGCTACGAATATTGGTGAGTTTAATTATCAGAATTATTATGCAGCGAAAAAGATTTTTCAAAGAGTTAAATTTACTAGCATGCAAATGAGTGTTCTTCGTCCTGACTTAATAGGAAAACTACATCAAATGCGCTATCGTCTGCAGAAATATTTTAAAACGATGCCGCAGTTGCTCGGCTTTTTTGCCAGTGAATTGATTTTGGGTGAAAACAATGCGCAAGAGAATCAAGAAATTTTGAATAATTATCGCGATTTAGGTGTTATTCACTTGTTAAGTATCTCGGGTTTGCATGTTGGTATCTATGTCTTGATCATCAGTACGATTTGTTACAGTTTAAAGATGACCGATGAAGAAACATTTTTGTTTTGCGTAATAATTCTATTATTGGGAATCTTTTTAAGTAGTGGTCAAGCTGGTTCTGTCCGTGCAAGCTTAACTTATTTTTTAGGTAGAGTTAGCAAGTACAAAGGATTGCACATCACACAAGTTGATTTATTAGGCCTAACTTGTATTATTCATCTGCTATTTGTACCGCGATTATTTATGGCTGCCGGTGCGCTGTTAAGTTATATTTTGGCGTTGGGGTTGCAATTGACTGATTCATTTAACGGGCTGAAGCAATCGATTTTGCTTAATTTATTATTGACGCCGCTTTTGCTTTTATTCTTTTATCAGATCAACTTTTTGACCGTTTTATTCAATATGCTGGTTGTACCATATTTCAACTGGGTTGTTATGTCGTTAGCATTCATTAACGTCTTAACTTTTGGTTTCACTAAACGGCTAGCACCATTTTTTGAAAAGATATTGGAATTAGGCGAGCAACTCATTGAACGACTTTCGCAAACTAAATTGGGCTTGCTTGATTTTGGTCAAATTAATTGGTGGCAATGTTTGCTTTTGCTGATAGTGTCAATTGCCTTAATTATCGCTTTAAGAGAAAAGCCAGAGTGGCGTTTTAATTGTAAAAAGATCGGCCTAACTTTAACTGTTTTTTATGCAGTTTTCTTCAGCATGATTCATTTTCCATTGCGCGGGCAGGTAACGTTCATTGATGTAGGGCAGGGTGACAGTATTTTGGTTACTACACCTTTTCCACGCAGAGCCTACATAATTGATACAGGAGGCAAGCTTAATTTTAGTGGTAAAAAAGTAACACCGCAGATCAATCGAATTACGATCCCGTTTTTAAAAAGTCAGGGAATTAATAGTCTGGATGGCGTGTTTGTATCTCACCAAGATGCCGATCACGTGGGAGATTTAGGACCATTATTGGAACAAATTAAGGTAAAGAAATTGTTTATGGCACAAGGTTTGCTTAAGAATCCTTCTTTTCAAAAAAGAATTGATGGCAGAATTAAAAATACTAAATTAGTGGAACTGCTAGCGGGGATGCAGGTGAAGGAACCACAGATTACGTTCAATGTCGTTTATCCTTATCAAGCAGGTGAAGGTAAAAATGAGGATTCATTGAGTTTGCTTTTTAGATTAGCTAATAAAAACTGGCTTTTTACAGGAGATTTGGGTCAAGATGGAGAAAGTGAAATAATGCAAAAGATGACTCTTAATGTAGATTATTTCAAGTTAGGGCACCATGGCAGTAAGACATCCTCTAAGCCGGAGTTTTTGCAGGCGATTCATCCTAAGAAGGTCTTTATCTCAGCCGGGCGCAATAATCGTTTTGGTCATCCGCATCAGGAAACCTTGACGACACTGGCCAACCAACAAATACCGTGGGTTTCAACTCAAGACTGTGGTATGATTAGCTGGTATTATGGTGGAATGAAAGAACTAGAATTTAATTGCTTTTTGAAGCGGGGTAAAAAATGACCTTACTTTCCTTATTTAAAAATACAAATAATAATAATCCGCATACTTTAATTTGGAGTGAAGATGATTTTGTCAATGACTATCTCGCTAAGTCTTATGCTAAAGAGGATCAATTTAAAGACTGCGAACACGTAATTATCGACTGCGAAACGGATGGGCTAGACGAACTGATTGCTAGTTTGACTGAATCAAGTTTGTTTAGTGAACAAAAACTGATTATGGTTAAAAATCCATTCTTTTTGACAGCCAAAGTACCTAAAAAGTATCAAAAGCAAATCAATGACTTGATAAAGATTTTTGAGAATTTGTCAGATTTAGAAGATACGATCGTAATTGTAGCTTCATATGAAAAACTGGATCGACGTAAAAAACTCACCAAGACTGTTTTAAAACAATTCAACGTAGTAGAACCTAAAATCCGTTCTTATGAAGTAGGTGCAATTACTAAAGCACTGATTAAAGCAGAAGGTTACACAATTACGCAATCTGCTTTGCAGCTTCTGATTGAGCGCAGCGACCAAGTGATGGATACTGTGCTGAGCAATTATCAAAAATTGAAGATGACAGCTACTGATAACAAGATTACTGAAAAGTCCGTCATGCAAAATGTTGATTTGTCACTGGCACAAAATATTTTTGCAATTTTGGAATCAGCTCTTAATCGAAATTATCAAGAAGCAGTTGATCGATTGGAGAATCAATTACGAGAAGGAACGTCTCCAATTCAATTGCTGGCTGTCTTTGAAAATCAGCTTGAACTGTTGTTAGTAGTTAAAATTTTAGCTCAAAGAGGTCGCAGTGAGCCACAAATAGTTAAAGATTTAGGCGTTCACCCATATCGAGTTAAGTTGGCTTTGAAAAATAGGGTGAAGATTAGTAAATTAGAAAAATTGTTGCGGGATGCTATTGATTTGGAATTCAATTATAAGAATGGTACTTATCACGAAGATAATTTCTTGAAACTATTCGTTTTAAACGTGTAGAAAACAAAAAAAGAGAAAAGATCATAATTTCAATGTCATTAAGTTAAGACATTGACAAATTATCGACTCAATTTTTAAGATCATTCATTTGCGATTTATCGCATTTGAATGATCTTTTTTTATGTCAAACAAGCCCAAATCTTGTTTAGAAATTAGGCTACACGATATAAATAATATACAGCTGATTTTGGTTTGAAATTTCTTTTGTCTTTTCGTCCTGGTCTGATTGGAATTGTGTAATGACCAATTTGAATAAGAATCTTTTTAAAGATTTTAGTTGAAGAAGAAATTATATACATAGCTTGGATGATAAAGCATGACTGTTTGAAATTAAGCGCATATTGATACTTGCAGTTTTTTTGTGGTATATATGCTTGAGCATCAATTTGACTGACTGCGTTAAACATAATCATGTGGGCATAGATTTCCATTTCGATAAATTTATCCTGCTTGGAGTGAAACTGTACGCTTCCCAAAGCATATTTCAATTTTTTGAATGAAGTTTCAATACCCCAGCGCAAATGGTAGATTTCTTTGATCCTTTTTAAGGGATAATCGGCTCTATTTAGATTGGTTAGAACAACTTCCCATTCTTCTTTGCCTGATTTAGGATCATTAATTCTAAATTTACAAGTGCGAAATTTTATTGTACATAACTCTCCAAAGTCCCAGCTGCCATCTTTGGTATTTTTAGACCGATATTTGATATATTGACGATAATGATGGTTAACAAGATGAACGTTTTCTGTGGCTTTATGGATTTCATAATAATAATTAGAGGTAGTCACCCAGCAAGCTATATCCTTATCACACTCTTGATTAGGCAACTCAGCTATTTCCTTAAATGCGCCATATCCCGTTTTAGTACGTATGACATAATAACAGTTAGGCAGGCGATTACAATTTTCAATCATGTTAAAGCCGGTATAACCTCGATCCATAGTAACTATATATGGTCCGCAATTTAGCTTTTTAAGCATTTGAACGGCGGCTTTACGTTCATCCATCTTTGACTTAGGCTGAAAGATGCAGTCTTGATAAGTATTATTTAACAGGTCATAGAGTGCATTAACATGAATTTGGCAATATGGCTTTCCTTTATGATTGAGATTTCCAACAATATTCTCTGATTTAGGATTCCAGATTTGATTAAAATCAGACCCATCGATGGCAAATATACGATATTTATGATCAAATAACTGGATATTAAACAAATTCTGATTAAATACGGTTAGAATATGCTTAAAACATGCGGGTGAAAGCTGACCTTTGCGTTGGACATAAGCGGAAGTACTGACTACTTTATCGTTATTTTTAATAGCTTTTTGGCCAAAAGCTCTAAACAACTCACTGGTCAAATCTTTTCCTTGCATATTAATAGTAGTTTTAATGACTGTAGCTGCATCTAAAGACCGCTTCCTAGTGAAGGCATGAGGATCATCGATAAAATCATGAATATGCTTTCCAGTATCATTGATAATTTGATCAAGACGATCTAAAATATTTTTATGAAGGGCTTTCATAATTAACACCAGCTTTCTGGCAATAGTTTTGAAGGTTTAATAATTTAATCAGAGGGCGAAAAGGTAGGGTTCTTTTCGCCTTTATTTTATGCAAAAAAAGAACCAAATCATAATGATTCGGTTCTACAGAGATTAGATTCAATTTGTCAATGTCTTAACTTAATGACATTGATCATAATTTATGACCTTCTCTCTTTTTTGATTAGTAATAAGTATTAATTACTTGTTTGCTAATTTGTTTAAACGACTCTTGTCACGAGCAGCCTTGTTCTTGTGGATTAAGCCTTTTGAAGCAGCCTTGTCCAAAGCGCGAACAGCTTCTAAATGCAACTTGGAGACGTCTTCTTTACTATCAGTTTCAACAGCGTTCTTGAATTTCTTAACAGCAGTTCTTAACTTGCTTAATTCAGAAGCGTTACGTTCTTTAGCAGCGTTTTGCGTCTTAACACGTTTAATAGCTGATTTGATTTGTGGCATGAAATTCACCTCCAATGATTTAGAAATTTACTTCATACATTATACTTAAGAAGCATCTTTGATGCAAGGTAATTTATGCTTGCTTTTTGAAAAAATAATGTGTATCATAATTTTCGTGAACCATTAACGCTGTTTATTTGCTCACGCCGACGATAAACGTTGTTAGTGGCAATTATTTATATGAAAGGTGAAATTTTTTATGGCAATTTCAAAGACTGAAAAAGACAACATTATTAAAGAATACGCAACTCACGAAGGTGACACTGGTTCTGTTGAAGTACAAGTTGCTCTCTTAACTGCAGACATCAACAACTTGACTGAACACATGAAGAACCACAAGCACGACCACCACTCATACGTTGGTTTGCTTAAGAAGATTGGTCACCGTCGTAACTTACTTCGTTACTTAGAAGATAACGACATTAACCGTTACCGTGAATTGATCAAGAAGTTAGGTCTTCGTCGTTAATTCTAACGATAAAAGAAGAAGTCAGCCACTTGGCTGGCTTTTTTTGTTTCCTTGTTTATGCTAAAATTGAAACAGATTATTTTTACGTTGTGATCAATTGATCCATAAGAAAATTGAATATTTAAATAGAAAAGGAAATATAATGGCTAATCAACTTAAGATTATGATCTTGAGCGGTGTGCGTGAACAGGGAAAAGACATGTTTGCCGTTCAAGTTAATGATGAAATTTTTGTCCTTGATGCCGGATTAAAGTACCCTGATAGTTCTTTATTTGGTATCGATGTCGTAATTCCTGATATGGATTTCTTTGAACAATATGGAGATCGAGTAGCAGGTATTTTTATTACACACGGACATGCTGACTCAATTGGTGCTTTGCCTTACATCTTGAGAGAGTATGATATTCCAGTGTTTGGTTCACAATTAAGTATCGAACTTGCCAAGATTGAAGTTCAACGTGAGAACAAGCACCGCAAGAATAGTTTGTTCCATGTAATAGATGCTGATACTGAAATTGAATTTAAGAATGCAAGTATCTCTTTCTTCCATACTACACACTCAATTCCAGATTCACTTGGTATTGATGTACATACTCCAGAAGGCGAAATCGTTTATACTGGTGACTTTAAGTTCGATCCAACAGCAGCTAAGAATTATCATACTGATATGGATCGCTTGGCAGAGATTGAACACAGAGTCGTACTCGCACTTTTAAGTGATTCTTCTAATGCAGAAGCATCATTCCCTAATGCTTCTGAACAAGATATTGGTAATTTTGTTACTAACGTATTTAGAAACGCTAAGGGCAGAATTATCGTTGCTGCCAAGGCTTCAAACTTGAATCGTGTACAAGAAGTTTTAAATGCGGCTAAGGCAACAGGCAAGCGAGTATTGCTTACTGGTCGTGACCTAGCTAAGATTGTAAGAACTTCAATGAAATTAGGCTATTTGGACGTACCAGATGGCCTCTTGATGCGTGTTAAGGATTTAAAGACTGTTCCTAATAATAAGACTGTAATTTTGGAAACTGGTCGAATGGGTGAACCATTGAATTCTTTGCAAAAGATGGCTAAAAAGCGTCACAGTATGATCACTATTAATAAGGGCGACTTAGTCTTCATTGCAACTACACCATCTCACTCTGTTGAAACGATGGTAGCCGAAACCAGTGACTTGGTTTACAAGGCTGGTGGTACCGTCATTCAACTTGGCCGCAACATTCATACCAGTGGTCACGCTACTGGTCGTGATATTCAATTGTTGATTGATACTTTGAAGCCAAAATTCTTGATCCCAGTAATTGGTGAATATCGTTTGCTTGAAATCGTGCGTGACTTAGCTGTTAAGGCTGGCATGAATTCAAAGGATATTTACATTACCAAAAATGGTGATTGCTTGGACTACGACTTTAAGAAAAAGCGTTTCTATCTTTCTGATCCAGTTCCAGGCGAAGACACGATGATTGACGGTTCAGGCGTTGGTGATGTTGGTAACATCGTTTTGCGTGACCGTGAAGTTTTGTCAGACGATGGTATCTTTATTGCAGTTGTAACTATCGATCGTAAGAAGAAAAAGATTATTGCGGAACCTAAGGTTACTAGCCGTGGATTTGTTTATATCAAGGCTAACCGTCAATTGATGAACGACTCAATTGAAGTAATCAAGAAGGCAATCAACAATAACTTTGAACATAAGAAGTTTGATTGGACAGAGTTAAAGCAAGACATTCGTGGCGATTTGGAGAAGTTTTTATACAAGAGAACTAACCGTCGTCCAGTAATTTTGCCAGTTGTCATGGAAGTAAACCAAAACCGTCATCGTGCTATGCAAAAACACAATGAAAAGACGCAAAATGACAACAAGACCAATAATACTGCCAAGAAGTCAAACTCTAAACGTCAAACAAATAATAAAAAGAAAGAAAATACTAAGAGCAAGGAAAAATAAGATCTATGACGTCAATTAGTCAAAAAAACTTATTGAAGCTTGCTGAAGAAAATAAGCGCAAGGGCGATATTGAAGCTGCTATTCAGAATTTAGAAGAAGCATTGCGAGGAGAACATTCTCTAGATGTAATTCTTCAGCTTTGTGAGCTATATTGCGCTAATAAACAAGAAGATCAGGCATACGCTTTAATTAAAGAAGAGCCTGATCTTTTTTCAGATCAGCGAGTTTATCAAACCTATTGTAAAATTCTGCAAAAAAATCATTTTTTAATAGAAGCTTTGCAGCTGAAACATATTACGGGATTGGATTTGCCAGTTAAGGTAGAGCCGGTTTCTGAAGAAGATCAGCGACAGATTATGCAAAAGTTTAAACAGAAAAAGCAGGTTAGTCAGGCTGATTTTCAAAGTTTGCATAAATTGAATTTAATCAATTTTAAGGCTTTTACTCAAAGCGTTCTTTTAGATCCAACACCAGATTTTGCCGTACGATTGGCACTGTGTGAAGATTTAGTACGATTGGGTTTAAAGGATTCATTTAAAATTTGGGTTGTCGATAATTTAGAAGAATTTGTTCCTGCAGAGACGCTTTTATTAGAGAAGGAACCAGCATATCGAGAAATAATTACTGCAGTCGGTTCGCACTTTGCGCATAATCCAAGTCAATTACCATTAATGATTGGAGAAACTAATTTGGTTGTTGGTAGTTTATATCCTAAAGTGAAGAAATATGTCGATGAACCAGATAGCTTTGCTAGTGATTTGGTATCTTTTTTGCAAACTAAAGAGGGCCGCAGTCACCAAAAATTGTTTAATAAGATTTATCAGCACTTACCTAAATAAAAATAAGCAAAAAAGGTTTACTTTTTTGAACTATTTAGTATAATTAGCAAAGGATATTTTCGTTAGGCAAGTTAGCTTAAGCTTTTTTACTAGGCATTTGCCGAAGAAAGTAGTACAATATTCAACAGAGAATTATCCGTTAACTTATCTCAACGGACTTCTTGCAAATTTACAGGAGGGTCATTTTAATGGCAGAAAAAGAACATTACGTTAGAACTAAGCCACACGTAAACATTGGTACTATCGGTCACGTTGACCACGGTAAGACCACTTTAACTGCGGCTATTACTACTGTTTTAGCTGAAAAAGGTTTGGCTAAGGCTGAAGATTACTCACAAATCGATGCTGCACCAGAAGAAAAGGAACGTGGTATCACTATTAACACCGCCCACGTAGAATACGAAACTGAAAATCGTCACTACGCTCACATGGACGCTCCGGGCCACGCCGACTACATCAAGAACATGATTACCGGTGCTGCACAAATGGATGGTGCTATCTTAGTTGTTGCTGCAACTGATGGTCCTATGCCACAAACTCGTGAACACATTTTGCTTGCTCGTCAAGTTGGTGTTAACTACATCGTAGTATTCTTGAACAAGTGCGATTTGGTTGACGACCCAGAATTGATCGACTTAGTTGAAATGGAAGTTCGTGACTTGTTAACTGAATACGATTACCCTGGTGACGATATTCCAGTTGTTCGTGGCTCAGCTTTGAAGGCTTTGCAAGGCGACAAGGAAGCTCAAGAACAAATCTTGAAGTTGATGGACATCGTTGATGAATACATCCCAACTCCAGAACGTCAAACTGACAAGCCATTCTTAATGCCAGTTGAAGACGTATTCACTATCACTGGTCGTGGTACTGTTGCTTCAGGTCGTATCGACCGTGGTACTGTTAAGATCGGTGACGAAGTTGAAATCGTTGGTTTGGTAGACAAGGTTCTTAAGTCAGTTGTTACTGGTTTGGAAATGTTCCACAAGACTTTGGACTTAGGTGAAGCCGGCGATAACGTTGGTGTATTGCTTCGTGGTATCGACCGTGACCAAGTTGTTCGTGGTCAAGTATTGGCTGCTCCAGGCTCAATCCAAACCCACAAGAAGTTTAAGGGTCAAGTTTATGTTTTGAAGAAGGACGAAGGTGGTCGTCACACCCCATTCTTCTCAGACTACCGTCCACAATTCTACTTCCACACCACTGATATTACTGGTGAAATCGAGTTGCCAGAAGGTACTGAAATGGTTATGCCTGGTGATAACACTGAATTCACTGTTACCTTAATTAAGCCAGCTGCTATCGAAAAGGGTACTAAGTTCACCATCCGTGAAGGTGGTCGTACCGTTGGTGCCGGTCAGGTTACTGAAATCCTTGACTAATTTCTAACGATATAGTAAAAAAAGATGCACTTCTTCACTGGAGCGCATCTTTTTTTCTTTTAGATATTTGTTTTTTGTGCTAGTTTAAGGTAAGATAACTTAGTATGCAAGAAGCAAACTCAAACTTGACATTGGAGGTATTTTATTAATGTCTGTAAAATGGGAAAAAACCGGTAAGACAACCGGTGAACTTACTTTTGATATTTCACAAGATGAAATTAAATTAGGTTTAGACCAAGCATTTAGAAGAGTAAAGAAAAACTTGCGTGTTCCTGGCTTTAGAAAGGGCCACGTTTCTCGTGTGATTTTTGATCAATACTACGGTGAAGAAGCATTATATGAAGATGCTTTAAACATCGTATTACCAAATGCATATTCTGCTGCTGTTAAGGAAGCAGGTATTGCTGCAGTTGGTCAACCACAAATTACTCCTGTATCAATGGACAAGGGTAAGGACTGGACTATGAAGGCTACTGTTACTGTAGAACCAGAAGTTAAGTTAGGCGACTACAAGGGTATTGAAGTTCCTAAGCAAAACACTCGTGTTTACCAAAAGGACGTTGATGTTGAACTTGACAAGCGTCGTGAACAAAACGCTGAACTTGTTCTTAAGAAGGGTAAGTCAGAAAAAGGCGATACTGTAACTATCGACTACAAGGGTACTATTGATGGTAAGGAATTTGAAGGCGGCTCAGCTGAAAACTACTCACTTGAATTAGGTTCAGGTGCATTTATCCCAGGCTTTGAAGATCAACTTATTGGTCACGAAGCAGGCGACGACGTTGATGTTGTTGTAACCTTCCCTAAGGATTACGGCGCAAAGGACTTAGCAGGTAAGGAAGCTCACTTCGCAACTAAGATCCACGAAGTTAAGTCAAAGCAACTTCCTAAGTTAGACGACGAATTTGCTAAGGACGTTGATGACTCTGTAGATACTCTTGACGAATTAAAGGACAAGATCAAGAAGGACTTGAAGGCACAAAAGGAAGAAGCTGCTAAGGACGCAATCCAAGAAGCTGCTATCGAAGGTGCTGTAAAGAACGCTACTGTTGATGAAATTCCTGACGCAATGATCCAAGAAGATGTTGATACTCAATTGAACCAATACTTGGGCAACATGCAACGTCAAGGTATCGATCCTCAAACTTACTACAAGTTGACTAACACCAACGAACAACAATTACGTTCACAATTTGCTAAGAACGCTGCTGAAAGAGTTAAGACTAACTTAGTTCTTGAAGCTATTGTTGATGCAGAAGACCTTAAGGCAACTAAGGACGAAATTGATAAGGAAATCAAGGACCTTTCTTCTGAATACAACATGGATGAAAAGACTGTACGTAACACCTTAACTGATGATATGTTAAGTCACGACATCACTGTACGTAAGGCTATGGATCTTATTACTGATAATGCTAAGCAAGTTGCTAAGGCAAAGCTTGAAGCAAAAGACTTAGATGATAATAAGGAAGACAAATAATAAAATTTATTGCTGATTCCTCAAAAAAAGGCGGCTTTAGGCCGCTTTTTTTGATTTTTAAGCCTAATATTTATCAATCTTAGTTAAAGTATGATAATCTAATTTTTGGTAGATATAGGAGGAAAAGTTAATGGCAAATCAGTTTACAGAACAAGAAGAGATTAAATGCGCTTTTTGTGGTAAAACTCAAGACCAAGTCAAGAAAATGATTGCTGGCAACGGCGTTTATATTTGTAACGAATGTGTTGACTTGGCTAAAAAAATTATTGACGATGAATTACGAGCAGATTCTCTTAAGACAGCTCGTGAATTACCTAAACCAGTTGAAATTAAGAAGCAACTTGATCAATATGTAATTGGTCAAGATCGTGCTAAAAAAGTGTTGTCAGTTGCTGTATATAATCACTACAAGCGAATCAGTCAAATGGATGTCGATTCATCAACTGAATTACAAAAGTCTAACATTGCAATGATTGGACCTACCGGTTCAGGTAAAACTTATTTGGCACAAACTCTTGCACGAATTTTGAATGTGCCTTTTGCAA encodes:
- a CDS encoding tetratricopeptide repeat protein, whose product is MTSISQKNLLKLAEENKRKGDIEAAIQNLEEALRGEHSLDVILQLCELYCANKQEDQAYALIKEEPDLFSDQRVYQTYCKILQKNHFLIEALQLKHITGLDLPVKVEPVSEEDQRQIMQKFKQKKQVSQADFQSLHKLNLINFKAFTQSVLLDPTPDFAVRLALCEDLVRLGLKDSFKIWVVDNLEEFVPAETLLLEKEPAYREIITAVGSHFAHNPSQLPLMIGETNLVVGSLYPKVKKYVDEPDSFASDLVSFLQTKEGRSHQKLFNKIYQHLPK
- the tuf gene encoding elongation factor Tu; the encoded protein is MAEKEHYVRTKPHVNIGTIGHVDHGKTTLTAAITTVLAEKGLAKAEDYSQIDAAPEEKERGITINTAHVEYETENRHYAHMDAPGHADYIKNMITGAAQMDGAILVVAATDGPMPQTREHILLARQVGVNYIVVFLNKCDLVDDPELIDLVEMEVRDLLTEYDYPGDDIPVVRGSALKALQGDKEAQEQILKLMDIVDEYIPTPERQTDKPFLMPVEDVFTITGRGTVASGRIDRGTVKIGDEVEIVGLVDKVLKSVVTGLEMFHKTLDLGEAGDNVGVLLRGIDRDQVVRGQVLAAPGSIQTHKKFKGQVYVLKKDEGGRHTPFFSDYRPQFYFHTTDITGEIELPEGTEMVMPGDNTEFTVTLIKPAAIEKGTKFTIREGGRTVGAGQVTEILD
- the tig gene encoding trigger factor, coding for MSVKWEKTGKTTGELTFDISQDEIKLGLDQAFRRVKKNLRVPGFRKGHVSRVIFDQYYGEEALYEDALNIVLPNAYSAAVKEAGIAAVGQPQITPVSMDKGKDWTMKATVTVEPEVKLGDYKGIEVPKQNTRVYQKDVDVELDKRREQNAELVLKKGKSEKGDTVTIDYKGTIDGKEFEGGSAENYSLELGSGAFIPGFEDQLIGHEAGDDVDVVVTFPKDYGAKDLAGKEAHFATKIHEVKSKQLPKLDDEFAKDVDDSVDTLDELKDKIKKDLKAQKEEAAKDAIQEAAIEGAVKNATVDEIPDAMIQEDVDTQLNQYLGNMQRQGIDPQTYYKLTNTNEQQLRSQFAKNAAERVKTNLVLEAIVDAEDLKATKDEIDKEIKDLSSEYNMDEKTVRNTLTDDMLSHDITVRKAMDLITDNAKQVAKAKLEAKDLDDNKEDK